A window of the Brassica oleracea var. oleracea cultivar TO1000 chromosome C1, BOL, whole genome shotgun sequence genome harbors these coding sequences:
- the LOC106292346 gene encoding probable 6-phosphogluconolactonase 2, which translates to MAPAKKIVFKTKHELAVELAKYTANLSSKFCKERGIFTVVLSGGDLISWLWKLLEPPYADSIEWSKWHIFWVDERVCGWDDADSNYKLAYDGFLSKVPIPAENIYAIDKGLGAEGNAELAAERYEECLKEKVNKNIIRTYKSSGFPQFDLQLLGMGPDGHMASLFPGHDQINEKVKWVTFITDSPKPPPKRITFTLPVINCASYNVMAVCDKEQAHSVAAALTHTKDVPAGRLTADVEVVWFLDQAAASKLKGWCSVL; encoded by the exons ATGGCTCCGGCGAAGAAGATAGTATTCAAAACAAAGCATGAATTGGCGGTGGAGCTGGCCAAATACACAGCGAATCTCTCCTCGAAATTCTGCAAAGAAAGAGGAATTTTCACCGTTGTTCTCTCCGGCGGCGACCTCATCTCCTGGCTTTG GAAATTGTTGGAACCTCCTTATGCTGATTCAATTGAATGGTCTAAGTGGCACATTTTTTGGGTCGATGAGAGGGTTTGTGGTTGGGATGATGCCGATAGCAACTATAAACTCGCATACGACGGTTTTCTCTCCAAG GTTCCTATTCCGGCCGAGAACATCTATGCCATCGACAAAGGGCTCGGAGCTGAAGGCAATGCCGAGCTCGCAGCCGAACGGTATGAGGAATGCCTCAAAGAAAAGGTGAACAAAAACATAATCCGAACATACAAATCCTCGGGTTTCCCACAATTTGATCTCCAGCTTCTAGGAATGGGACCAGACGGTCACATGGCGTCTTTGTTCCCGGGACATGATCAAATCAATGAAAAAGTGAAATGGGTTACATTTATTACCGATTCACCTAAACCCCCACCAAAAAGGATCACTTTTACTCTACCGGTTATCAATTGTGCTTCATACAATGTTATGGCCGTATGTGATAAAGAACAAGCCCATTCGGTTGCGGCTGCTCTTACTCATACCAAAGATGTACCAGCTGGTAGACTAACCGCGGATGTTGAAGTGGTCTGGTTCCTTGACCAAGCAGCTGCGTCTAAACTCAAAGGCTGGTGCTCTGTCCTTTGA